From a single Rutidosis leptorrhynchoides isolate AG116_Rl617_1_P2 chromosome 5, CSIRO_AGI_Rlap_v1, whole genome shotgun sequence genomic region:
- the LOC139848266 gene encoding homeobox-leucine zipper protein HOX21-like yields MSFLPPEPMFFGYEDDHQGVQTLLMRRSMSYSGMEETRRGLADDDMSEDEGSQLGEKKRRLNLEQVKALEKSFELGNKLEPERKTQLARALGLQPRQVAIWFQNRRARWKTKQLEKDYDVLKRQFESVKADNDALKNLNKKLHAELLAIKGGESNGVRAINLNKETEGSWSNGSENSCDLNNVTGTMTPSEESPIFYTQISNNMYPTISSIGPNSSLTQLLQNPSTTDLLSQRLNQTVGNEGFCNMFNGIEDHPAFWPWPEPHSQHLH; encoded by the exons ATGTCCTTCCTTCCACCTGAACCCATGTTTTTTGGGTATGAAGATGACCACCAAG GTGTTCAAACACTTTTAATGAGAAGATCTATGTCGTATTCCGGGATGGAAGAAACGCGTCGTGGTTTGGCCGATGATGACATGTCAGAAGACGAAGGATCGCAACTGGGAGAAAAGAAAAGGAGGTTAAATTTGGAACAAGTGAAAGCTCTTGAAAAGAGCTTTGAGTTGGGAAATAAACTTGAGCCAGAAAGAAAAACTCAACTAGCTAGGGCTCTTGGGTTGCAACCAAGACAAGTAGCTATATGGTTCCAAAACCGAAGGGCTCGATGGAAGACTAAACAATTAGAGAAAGATTATGATGTCTTAAAGAGACAATTTGAGTCTGTTAAGGCTGATAATGATGCTCTCAAGAACCTAAACAAGAAGCTTCATGCAGAG TTATTGGCAATAAAAGGTGGAGAATCAAATGGAGTTAGAGCCATAAATCTAAACAAAGAAACAGAAGGATCATGGAGTAACGGAAGTGAAAACAGTTGTGATCTCAACAATGTAACAGGCACAATGACACCATCAGAAGAAAGCCCAATTTTTTATACTCAAATATCAAATAACATGTACCCTACCATATCATCTATAGGCCCCAATTCGAGTCTAACACAACTCCTACAAAACCCTTCGACTACTGATCTCCTTAGCCAACGATTAAATCAAACAGTCGGTAACGAAGGATTCTGCAACATGTTTAACGGAATCGAAGATCATCCTGCTTTTTGGCCATGGCCAGAACCACATTCTCAACATCTTCATTAA